Proteins from a genomic interval of Thermodesulfobacteriota bacterium:
- a CDS encoding ATP-binding protein has product ELLRTLALMAGSALERVRLLEKWKYHLVQLEKSEAKYRSLFEAAKDMIFIADLNGKLIDANPSACHCLGFSPERLRDQFMQDIYADEADWTNMMRAIEATGSQTIEISFRRKAGATLPVEVNGTVSSQAGSKAVQIIARDLTEKKEAEYELRKTNAQLLQSAKLASIGELAAGVAHELNQPLTVIKGFAQSLLRKTNQEILDKELLQEVLPVVEKNAMRMGEIIDHLRTFSRLPHTKMEAVNINRVIENALLLMGRQIELYGIMVIKDYSSQGPFCHGHPGQLEQVVLNLLSNAKDSLMERETSLERPEKARDYKKILTIKTEAGDNSHVILSVRDNGIGIAPENLDKVFDPFFTTKEAGKGTGLGLSVSYNIVEEHKGDIEIISGQGEGTEIRVILPLLNQSF; this is encoded by the coding sequence GAGCTGCTGAGGACTCTGGCCCTGATGGCCGGAAGCGCCCTGGAGCGGGTCCGTCTTCTGGAAAAATGGAAATATCACCTGGTGCAACTGGAAAAATCAGAGGCCAAATATCGAAGCCTGTTTGAAGCGGCCAAGGATATGATCTTCATCGCCGATCTAAACGGTAAGCTTATTGATGCCAATCCCTCGGCCTGCCACTGCCTTGGTTTTAGTCCCGAAAGACTCCGGGATCAGTTTATGCAAGATATCTATGCGGACGAGGCGGACTGGACAAACATGATGCGGGCAATCGAGGCCACAGGCTCTCAGACGATAGAGATAAGTTTCAGAAGAAAGGCCGGCGCTACCCTGCCGGTAGAAGTAAACGGGACCGTCTCCTCTCAGGCAGGCAGTAAAGCGGTACAGATCATAGCCAGAGACCTTACCGAAAAAAAGGAAGCGGAATACGAACTCAGGAAGACGAATGCCCAACTGCTCCAGTCGGCCAAACTGGCTTCTATCGGAGAACTGGCCGCCGGTGTAGCCCACGAACTCAATCAGCCTTTGACGGTTATTAAGGGCTTTGCCCAATCCTTACTGCGGAAAACCAACCAGGAAATTCTAGATAAAGAATTATTGCAGGAAGTACTCCCGGTCGTCGAGAAAAATGCCATGCGCATGGGAGAGATTATAGACCATCTACGCACCTTCTCACGTCTGCCCCATACGAAGATGGAAGCGGTAAATATTAACCGAGTTATAGAAAACGCCCTGCTCCTTATGGGGAGGCAGATCGAGCTGTATGGCATAATGGTAATTAAGGACTATAGTTCGCAAGGCCCCTTCTGTCACGGCCATCCCGGGCAACTGGAGCAGGTAGTCTTAAACCTTCTGAGCAATGCCAAAGACTCCCTGATGGAACGGGAAACGTCTCTGGAAAGGCCGGAGAAAGCAAGAGACTACAAAAAAATATTGACCATAAAGACTGAAGCAGGCGATAACAGCCATGTAATCCTTAGCGTAAGAGATAACGGCATAGGCATCGCCCCGGAAAATCTGGATAAGGTTTTTGACCCATTTTTTACTACCAAGGAGGCAGGCAAAGGCACGGGCCTGGGCCTCTCCGTAAGCTACAACATAGTCGAGGAACACAAAGGTGATATCGAAATAATTTCCGGCCAGGGGGAAGGCACGGAGATAAGGGTGATACTGCCGCTCCTTAACCAGTCATTTTGA
- a CDS encoding response regulator, with amino-acid sequence MNGKILVVDDEADIRLLLRMELEERGFTVPEAGNGPEGIERFKAEYPDLVIADLRMPGMDGLAMIREMRKLDDMAQFIILTGYASIESVLQCIHQNLVYDYLVKPLSNMEDFIYTVQRAIEKRRLIIEKNNYLEALKQTNKKLEKAGAELEEKAAATENAYRQLKETQEMLIRSEKLSAIGELVSAVAHEINNPLTSILGYAQLLSQVSDTDRIRNGLRTIEKEALRTAKIVKNMLAFSDTGKIRQEAVNINTLIEQTLDFLSYDLHNHNIRVIKDFDKTLPVIKGDGHQIQQVFANIIINAKQAITQAFRMGTLEVRTRYEPERAVVIAEIADDGPGIPDDIRKRIFEPFFTTKRPGRGTGLGLSVSYSIIKEHDGDISADRREPHGTIFTIRFPRPVGKEIASGPAKTVPQRRGEHRVLVVDDEPIILKLACDILTREGYDVETVTAGKLALEKLETGRYDLMLTDIIMPDIDGKELFNTIRDMGLLPPGGVIFMTGDTMSYETSRFLESSGATYITKPFTVEDIKNIVSARIASLAAR; translated from the coding sequence ATGAACGGAAAAATTTTGGTAGTTGATGATGAAGCCGATATCCGGTTGCTTCTGCGCATGGAACTCGAGGAAAGGGGATTCACTGTCCCGGAGGCTGGAAATGGTCCGGAGGGAATAGAGAGGTTCAAAGCCGAATATCCCGATCTGGTAATCGCCGATCTCAGGATGCCCGGGATGGACGGCCTGGCCATGATCCGGGAGATGAGAAAATTGGACGACATGGCCCAGTTTATAATACTGACCGGGTATGCCTCTATTGAGTCCGTTTTACAATGTATTCATCAGAACTTGGTTTATGATTACCTGGTAAAGCCTCTGTCAAACATGGAGGATTTCATCTATACGGTACAACGGGCCATAGAGAAGAGACGGCTCATCATAGAAAAAAATAATTATTTAGAGGCCCTGAAACAGACGAATAAAAAGCTGGAAAAAGCCGGGGCAGAGCTTGAAGAAAAAGCGGCTGCCACGGAAAACGCCTACCGGCAGTTGAAAGAAACACAAGAGATGCTCATTCGTTCCGAGAAACTTTCGGCCATAGGAGAACTGGTATCTGCGGTTGCCCACGAGATTAACAACCCCCTTACCTCTATTCTGGGGTATGCCCAGCTTCTGTCTCAAGTGTCTGATACGGATAGGATTAGAAACGGTCTGCGCACAATCGAAAAAGAGGCCTTGCGCACGGCCAAGATAGTTAAGAATATGCTTGCCTTCTCTGATACAGGGAAAATTCGGCAGGAAGCCGTCAACATAAATACATTAATAGAACAAACACTGGATTTTCTATCCTATGACCTGCACAATCACAATATCCGGGTAATAAAAGATTTCGACAAGACCCTCCCCGTTATAAAAGGTGATGGACATCAGATACAACAGGTATTTGCCAATATTATCATTAACGCCAAGCAGGCTATAACCCAGGCCTTCCGTATGGGGACACTGGAGGTGAGGACTCGTTACGAACCAGAGCGCGCAGTGGTCATAGCGGAAATTGCCGATGACGGCCCGGGGATACCGGATGACATCCGGAAACGCATATTCGAACCTTTTTTTACGACGAAAAGACCGGGACGCGGAACGGGATTGGGACTCAGCGTCTCGTACAGTATAATTAAGGAACATGATGGCGACATATCTGCGGATCGGCGCGAACCGCATGGCACCATATTTACTATAAGGTTCCCGCGCCCGGTTGGAAAGGAAATTGCCTCCGGCCCGGCTAAAACAGTCCCCCAAAGACGGGGAGAACATCGGGTGCTGGTTGTGGATGACGAACCCATAATCCTTAAACTCGCATGCGATATACTGACAAGGGAAGGATACGATGTGGAAACGGTTACAGCCGGTAAGCTGGCCCTGGAAAAGCTGGAAACGGGGCGATATGACCTGATGCTGACGGATATAATAATGCCGGACATTGACGGTAAGGAACTTTTTAACACCATCAGGGATATGGGATTGCTGCCGCCGGGAGGGGTAATCTTTATGACCGGCGATACCATGAGTTATGAGACAAGTAGATTTCTTGAGTCCAGCGGCGCAACTTACATAACCAAGCCCTTTACCGTTGAAGATATCAAAAATATCGTCTCAGCCAGGATAGCTTCTCTGGCCGCCCGGTAA
- a CDS encoding peptidase U32 family protein, with translation MQKQTELLAPAGNLEAFWAAVEKKADAVYIGWSDFNARVQAENFSLEDISRTIPFAHKHGVKVYIALNILLKERDLPEIVEGLRILEGLSPDALIIQDMGLYYLIKRYFPAFRLHASTLMTIHNHPGAEHLRGLGFQRVVLARELSIDEISAIHRHSPIELEVFVQGALCYSFSGLCLMSSYLGGKSGMRGRCVQPCRRLYESGKKHGSFFSMNDLSAIRLLPELKKAGVTSIKLEGRMRSAYYVSSIVEAYRMVLDAPEGDEEALGRAEDLIRRCLGRKPTSGYFLYPRLTDIVTPHFSGTAGLFLGKIITARGEEALVRLAANVGVGDRLRLVRPAHDERHSFTLGKMIAGGKELINAAQGQEITFKMPVPCRKGDLLFKVDAKDAALVRGAGRIRNLIFAATRGCVISPATKKGLSMDPVVSKLFPEKGPGAMQRKDLKWWVKLGDLNHLSDVPDRGIHRLLVLLDEKTFAQYRRYHKQILQMRHRFSWMLPPVIEEKQCRFYEKAIDGLRRAGFTYWHLGHISQRQFFLHKGRDIHLSAGYTANALNSLSVRAFCDLGITEVEFSIETDRENLKEALAHAGGCPVGLAVYGHPPLFTSRLLPPGLKPGATIRSPKKESFFINCYRELTLVHSSHPYSLLAYVQDLKKIGISFVTADFTWERPAKNVLSEILGGKPGKKPGDRVNTFNFLRTLA, from the coding sequence ATGCAAAAACAAACCGAACTTTTGGCCCCGGCCGGTAATCTGGAGGCATTCTGGGCGGCGGTGGAGAAAAAGGCCGATGCCGTTTACATCGGTTGGAGTGACTTTAACGCCCGCGTCCAGGCCGAGAACTTTTCCCTGGAGGACATCAGCCGGACGATCCCTTTCGCCCATAAGCACGGCGTAAAGGTCTATATAGCCCTGAACATCCTGCTCAAGGAAAGAGACCTGCCGGAGATAGTAGAGGGTCTCAGGATATTAGAGGGGCTTTCTCCCGATGCCCTGATCATTCAGGATATGGGGCTGTATTATTTAATCAAAAGATACTTTCCGGCCTTTCGTCTCCATGCCAGCACCCTTATGACCATTCACAACCACCCGGGAGCCGAGCATCTGCGCGGGCTTGGATTTCAGCGGGTGGTACTGGCCCGCGAGCTGTCCATAGATGAAATAAGCGCCATACACCGGCATTCTCCGATTGAGCTGGAGGTTTTTGTCCAGGGAGCCCTTTGTTACAGCTTTTCCGGGCTTTGTCTGATGAGCAGTTATCTGGGCGGAAAGTCCGGTATGCGCGGCCGGTGCGTCCAGCCCTGCCGCCGGTTGTACGAAAGCGGCAAAAAACACGGCTCGTTTTTTTCCATGAATGACCTCTCGGCTATCCGGTTGCTGCCTGAATTAAAAAAGGCCGGTGTCACCTCCATCAAGCTCGAGGGGAGGATGCGCAGCGCCTACTACGTAAGCTCTATAGTAGAAGCCTACCGTATGGTACTGGATGCGCCGGAGGGCGATGAAGAGGCCCTGGGCCGGGCTGAAGATTTAATAAGGCGGTGTCTGGGCCGAAAGCCGACTTCCGGGTACTTTCTGTACCCGCGCCTGACGGACATCGTCACCCCGCATTTTTCAGGCACGGCCGGCCTTTTTCTGGGGAAGATCATAACCGCACGCGGAGAAGAGGCCCTGGTGAGGCTTGCTGCTAATGTCGGCGTTGGGGACCGGCTGCGCCTGGTAAGGCCTGCCCATGACGAGAGACACTCATTTACTCTGGGAAAAATGATTGCCGGGGGGAAAGAACTGATAAATGCCGCACAAGGTCAGGAGATCACGTTTAAGATGCCCGTCCCTTGCCGCAAGGGAGATCTGCTTTTTAAGGTAGATGCGAAGGACGCCGCGCTTGTGCGCGGCGCAGGCCGGATAAGAAATCTCATTTTTGCCGCTACCAGAGGCTGCGTTATCAGCCCGGCAACAAAAAAAGGGTTAAGCATGGACCCGGTTGTTTCAAAATTATTCCCGGAGAAGGGTCCCGGGGCCATGCAGAGGAAAGACCTTAAGTGGTGGGTGAAATTGGGCGATCTGAATCACCTGTCCGATGTGCCAGACCGTGGCATCCATCGCCTCCTGGTCCTCCTGGACGAGAAGACATTCGCCCAATACAGGCGTTACCACAAACAGATTTTGCAGATGCGGCATCGATTTTCCTGGATGCTGCCGCCTGTCATAGAGGAAAAACAATGCCGGTTTTATGAGAAGGCGATAGATGGATTGCGCCGGGCCGGGTTTACGTACTGGCACCTGGGCCATATAAGCCAGCGGCAATTTTTCTTACATAAAGGCAGAGACATACACCTTTCCGCCGGTTATACGGCCAACGCGCTTAATTCCCTGTCCGTCAGGGCCTTTTGCGATCTCGGGATCACGGAGGTGGAGTTTTCCATAGAAACAGACCGGGAAAACCTTAAAGAGGCATTGGCCCATGCCGGGGGGTGCCCGGTGGGGCTGGCCGTCTATGGCCATCCGCCCCTTTTTACTTCCCGGCTGCTCCCCCCCGGTCTAAAACCGGGTGCCACCATACGAAGCCCTAAGAAAGAGAGTTTTTTCATTAACTGCTATCGGGAATTGACCCTGGTACATTCCTCGCACCCTTATTCTCTCCTGGCCTATGTGCAGGATTTGAAGAAGATAGGGATTTCTTTTGTGACGGCTGATTTCACCTGGGAGCGCCCTGCTAAAAATGTGCTCTCTGAGATTTTAGGCGGTAAGCCGGGTAAAAAACCGGGGGATAGGGTGAATACCTTTAATTTCCTGAGGACATTGGCCTGA
- a CDS encoding GAF domain-containing protein, translating to MSVDSHLLNIIKVISNVTDAFTTALFLADPKDESLTLQSYYSLSKNVIPRVQFGYGDGMVGWVAKNNKPIIANQFDRDTTTLQFYSADEDIKSFMAVPLPRGKGVLSVDSKNKYIFTEKSQKLLLGFADLIVHETEVSDLQAKERLYDRILNLHYQADRIGQQPRDFDDYLINILTLCLSFTRAEMGFVAFLSSPEPDAKYSLPALIGTIKSNLQRQQFSVEKGLVGWIFRKRNPLVLEKIGQEPRKSYLFTAEEPFKGFSAFLGIPCLLQDFIPGVMGFTSYSSCTWETEEIDALLSIGQRIILTKMSMKG from the coding sequence ATGTCCGTCGATAGCCATCTCTTAAACATAATTAAAGTAATCAGCAACGTTACCGACGCCTTTACTACCGCCTTGTTTTTGGCCGACCCTAAAGATGAGAGCCTGACTCTGCAATCTTACTACAGTTTGAGCAAAAATGTCATCCCCCGGGTACAATTCGGCTATGGAGACGGTATGGTCGGCTGGGTGGCTAAAAACAACAAGCCTATCATCGCCAACCAATTTGACAGAGACACCACTACATTGCAGTTCTACTCGGCAGACGAAGATATCAAATCCTTCATGGCCGTTCCCCTTCCCCGCGGAAAGGGTGTTCTTTCCGTGGACAGCAAAAATAAATACATATTTACTGAAAAAAGCCAGAAACTGCTCTTGGGATTCGCCGATCTTATCGTACATGAAACAGAAGTCTCCGACTTACAGGCCAAGGAACGCCTCTATGACCGGATACTCAATCTCCACTACCAGGCCGATCGTATAGGACAGCAACCCAGAGATTTTGATGATTACCTCATCAACATCCTGACCTTATGCCTTTCTTTTACCCGGGCCGAGATGGGATTCGTGGCCTTTCTTTCATCCCCTGAACCAGACGCCAAATACAGCCTTCCGGCCCTGATCGGTACGATAAAATCCAACCTCCAGAGACAGCAGTTTTCAGTAGAAAAGGGGCTGGTGGGCTGGATCTTTAGAAAGAGAAATCCGCTGGTTCTGGAGAAGATAGGGCAAGAACCGAGGAAATCCTACCTTTTTACAGCAGAAGAACCTTTCAAGGGCTTCAGCGCCTTTTTGGGTATCCCCTGTTTATTGCAGGATTTCATCCCCGGGGTAATGGGTTTCACCAGCTACAGCAGTTGTACGTGGGAGACAGAGGAGATCGACGCCCTCTTGAGTATTGGGCAAAGGATTATCTTGACGAAAATGTCCATGAAAGGATAA
- a CDS encoding rod shape-determining protein: MLFDRLFGFLSKDAAMDLGTANTLIYMPGEGIVLNEPSVVAINKDTDQVIAVGREAKEYLGRTPQKIRAVRPMKDGVIADFEVTQQMIKYFLRKVNISRFIRPKMVICVPTGITQVEKRAVVEAAEESGVRKVFLIEEPMAAAIGAGLEIGKPSGQMVIDIGGGTTEVAVISVSAIACSESHRVAGDEINESIVRYMQKKYQILIGENTSEHIKINIGSAYPLDEPQSMFVSGKEILTGFPKAIPVTDAEIREAIAEPVNGIIGAIRRTLDNTPPELVADIHQSGLHMAGGGSLLKGLDRRITEETRLKTIMTEDPLTTVVMGSGRALEEIRDYAKVFIN; encoded by the coding sequence ATGCTATTTGATCGCTTGTTCGGCTTTCTGTCTAAAGATGCCGCTATGGACCTGGGCACAGCCAATACCCTGATCTATATGCCGGGGGAAGGCATTGTTTTAAACGAACCCTCCGTTGTGGCTATAAATAAAGACACGGACCAGGTCATAGCCGTCGGCCGGGAGGCCAAAGAATACCTGGGGCGTACACCGCAAAAGATCCGGGCCGTCAGGCCGATGAAAGACGGGGTCATTGCCGACTTTGAGGTCACCCAGCAGATGATCAAGTATTTCCTCCGCAAGGTAAATATAAGCCGCTTTATTCGGCCCAAGATGGTTATCTGCGTCCCCACCGGCATCACCCAGGTAGAAAAGCGGGCGGTCGTAGAGGCGGCGGAGGAGTCTGGAGTCCGGAAAGTGTTTTTGATAGAAGAACCTATGGCCGCCGCCATAGGCGCCGGGCTGGAAATTGGGAAGCCAAGCGGCCAAATGGTAATAGACATCGGCGGGGGGACTACAGAAGTAGCCGTAATATCTGTTTCCGCCATAGCCTGCAGCGAGTCCCACCGGGTAGCCGGAGATGAGATCAATGAGTCTATTGTCCGTTATATGCAAAAAAAATATCAGATACTCATTGGTGAAAATACATCCGAACATATCAAAATAAACATAGGTTCTGCCTATCCCCTGGATGAACCTCAGAGCATGTTCGTATCCGGCAAGGAAATCCTTACCGGATTTCCCAAGGCCATACCCGTCACCGATGCCGAGATCCGCGAGGCCATAGCCGAGCCGGTAAATGGCATTATCGGGGCTATCAGGCGCACCCTGGACAATACACCGCCGGAACTGGTGGCCGACATCCACCAGAGCGGGCTTCACATGGCCGGCGGAGGCTCCCTCCTTAAGGGATTGGATCGCCGCATCACCGAGGAAACACGCCTCAAGACCATAATGACCGAAGACCCCCTAACCACAGTAGTTATGGGCTCCGGCAGGGCCCTGGAAGAAATCAGGGATTATGCCAAGGTCTTTATTAACTGA
- a CDS encoding DUF167 domain-containing protein, producing MTLFFQPSTDGVLLRVYVQPKASREGIAGYHGDALKIRLKAPPVEGEANAACIRFLASLFGLPQTNLSIKTGHKSRLKLIEMEGISIEEVKKVIAAQPALSS from the coding sequence GTGACCCTATTTTTCCAACCATCAACTGACGGGGTACTTTTAAGGGTTTACGTTCAACCAAAGGCCTCACGCGAGGGTATAGCCGGCTATCACGGCGATGCCCTTAAAATCAGATTAAAAGCGCCTCCGGTAGAAGGAGAGGCTAATGCCGCCTGTATTCGATTTCTTGCCTCTCTGTTTGGCCTGCCTCAAACAAACCTATCCATCAAGACCGGACATAAATCCCGTTTGAAACTCATAGAGATGGAAGGAATCTCTATTGAGGAAGTGAAAAAAGTAATAGCTGCTCAGCCTGCCCTTTCTTCCTGA
- a CDS encoding DivIVA domain-containing protein has protein sequence MRITPMDIQQQEFRVRFRGFDAREVDSFLELVAEELKEALHENSALKDEVKRLREAQANFEEKEKTFQTAFVSAQRVVDEMKSNAERQAKLIVTQAELEARKMVESAHVQAAQVQEEINQLKRQKAQMEYRVKAFIESLSKWLSAEKEVAEEKEAGTNEAHQAMSAINEIISGVDLEGDDPAK, from the coding sequence ATGCGTATTACACCTATGGACATTCAACAACAGGAGTTCCGGGTCCGTTTCCGCGGTTTTGATGCGCGGGAAGTAGATTCCTTCCTGGAATTGGTAGCGGAAGAACTCAAAGAGGCGCTCCACGAAAATAGCGCCCTTAAGGATGAGGTAAAAAGGCTCAGGGAAGCCCAGGCTAATTTTGAAGAGAAGGAAAAGACTTTTCAAACGGCCTTTGTTTCTGCCCAGCGTGTAGTGGATGAGATGAAATCCAATGCCGAGCGTCAGGCCAAGCTTATAGTAACTCAAGCCGAACTTGAAGCCAGAAAGATGGTGGAAAGCGCCCATGTTCAGGCGGCCCAGGTACAGGAAGAGATCAACCAGTTGAAACGTCAAAAGGCCCAGATGGAGTATCGGGTTAAGGCTTTTATCGAAAGCCTTTCGAAATGGCTGTCCGCAGAGAAAGAAGTAGCGGAAGAAAAGGAGGCCGGCACGAACGAGGCACACCAGGCTATGAGCGCTATCAACGAAATTATCTCTGGAGTGGATTTAGAGGGTGATGATCCGGCAAAGTGA
- a CDS encoding YggT family protein has protein sequence MFVFGNFLHALAKIIDIVLSLYMWVIIARAVISWVSPDPYNPLVRFLYGVTEPVLYRVRRLLPISLGGIDFSPIIIILIIVFLQSFLVPTLVDVAGQLG, from the coding sequence ATGTTCGTTTTTGGAAATTTTTTGCATGCCTTGGCCAAGATAATCGACATAGTATTATCACTTTATATGTGGGTTATTATCGCCCGGGCCGTCATTTCCTGGGTGAGTCCTGATCCGTACAATCCCCTTGTTCGCTTCCTTTACGGGGTAACCGAACCCGTCCTTTACCGGGTGCGCCGTCTTCTTCCCATCAGTCTTGGCGGCATAGATTTTTCGCCGATAATTATCATATTGATCATTGTTTTCCTGCAAAGTTTCCTCGTGCCGACCCTGGTCGATGTAGCCGGACAGCTTGGTTGA
- a CDS encoding M28 family peptidase, whose protein sequence is MSCDVENLIAQVDIGNLRRYTSSITGLRHAWKEPEALEERACYVEEAFASFGLAVESQAVPFHGRTYRNIVGTLQGRKDTDLLLVGAHYDAALGSPGADDNASGVAVLLEAARILSQCNPDNTIQFVVFTLEEPQLPVMTLTFLIGSRHFAQEAGKKGQRYKGVLILESVGYTSEKPRSQSIPALMRIAVPDTGDFLGVVANRRSKNLLDGFCRSAAKWVPELKVVGYKVPFSGRLIPETRFSDHAPFWDQGYPALMLTDTAMFRNPNYHTPYDRLETLDFNFMSGVAKAVTAACCNPA, encoded by the coding sequence ATGTCTTGTGACGTAGAGAATCTAATAGCCCAGGTAGATATCGGGAATCTAAGACGCTACACCTCGTCCATAACCGGCCTGCGCCATGCCTGGAAGGAGCCGGAGGCGCTGGAGGAGCGGGCGTGCTATGTGGAGGAGGCATTTGCATCCTTCGGCCTTGCCGTCGAAAGCCAGGCAGTGCCGTTTCACGGCAGGACTTACAGGAACATTGTCGGCACGCTCCAGGGAAGGAAGGATACGGATTTACTCCTGGTCGGCGCCCACTATGACGCCGCCTTGGGCAGTCCGGGCGCCGATGACAACGCCAGCGGGGTGGCCGTGCTCCTGGAGGCGGCGCGTATTCTGTCTCAATGTAATCCTGATAATACCATACAGTTCGTAGTTTTTACCCTGGAAGAGCCCCAGCTCCCGGTAATGACCCTCACCTTTCTCATCGGGAGCCGTCATTTTGCCCAGGAGGCCGGAAAAAAGGGACAGAGATATAAGGGCGTACTCATTTTGGAGTCTGTCGGCTACACGAGCGAAAAACCCCGGAGCCAGTCCATTCCAGCCTTGATGAGAATCGCTGTGCCGGATACGGGAGATTTCCTGGGGGTTGTCGCCAACCGAAGATCGAAAAATCTTTTAGACGGCTTTTGCCGGTCTGCTGCTAAATGGGTGCCAGAACTTAAAGTGGTGGGCTATAAGGTACCTTTTTCAGGCCGCCTGATACCGGAGACCAGGTTTAGCGACCATGCCCCCTTCTGGGATCAGGGGTATCCGGCCCTGATGCTCACCGATACCGCCATGTTCCGCAACCCTAACTATCACACGCCTTATGACAGACTGGAGACCCTGGACTTCAATTTTATGTCCGGAGTGGCCAAGGCAGTAACGGCGGCCTGCTGTAATCCGGCCTGA
- the cysC gene encoding adenylyl-sulfate kinase, producing MSDWSKGRVKRNERLKLHRHESVLLWFTGLPGAGKTTLAYALDRYLYSRGFHTYALDDDNIGYGLCGNLGLSREDHKESARRVAEAGRLFVDAGIITIAAFTSPYLEDRKFARKLFRPGEFVEIYVKCPVAECEKRDGKGYYEKARSGRIKGFTGVDSIYEEPENPELILETDKYDVPTCLEKILAYLEKELII from the coding sequence ATGTCAGACTGGTCAAAAGGAAGGGTAAAACGTAACGAACGGTTGAAGCTCCATCGCCATGAAAGCGTGCTTCTCTGGTTCACGGGCCTTCCTGGAGCGGGCAAGACGACCCTGGCCTATGCACTGGATAGGTACTTATATAGCAGGGGCTTTCACACCTATGCCCTGGATGATGACAATATCGGTTACGGCCTGTGCGGCAATCTCGGACTCAGCCGGGAGGACCACAAAGAAAGCGCCCGGAGGGTGGCCGAAGCAGGCCGGCTCTTTGTGGATGCCGGAATCATAACCATCGCCGCATTCACTTCTCCCTACCTCGAAGACCGGAAGTTTGCCCGCAAACTATTCCGACCCGGTGAATTTGTCGAAATCTATGTAAAATGCCCCGTGGCGGAATGCGAAAAAAGAGATGGCAAGGGATATTATGAAAAGGCCCGCTCCGGCCGCATCAAAGGTTTTACTGGTGTGGATTCTATTTACGAGGAACCGGAGAATCCTGAACTGATCCTGGAAACAGATAAGTACGATGTCCCGACCTGCCTGGAAAAGATACTGGCCTACCTGGAGAAAGAATTGATAATATAA
- a CDS encoding AbrB/MazE/SpoVT family DNA-binding domain-containing protein has product MPLVKVKRHYQITIPQGLRRKLNLAVGDYVEVENKDGDIIMKPVKLVHPDQEYFYTKEWQEGEAQADKDMAKGDVVGPFDNIKAAVRALKKTKI; this is encoded by the coding sequence ATGCCGCTGGTTAAAGTCAAAAGACACTATCAGATTACTATTCCACAGGGCCTACGCAGAAAGCTCAATCTTGCTGTTGGGGATTATGTGGAAGTGGAGAATAAGGATGGCGACATAATCATGAAGCCGGTCAAGCTGGTTCATCCCGACCAGGAGTATTTTTATACCAAAGAGTGGCAGGAAGGTGAGGCCCAGGCAGACAAAGACATGGCCAAAGGTGATGTGGTCGGTCCTTTTGATAATATTAAAGCTGCCGTCCGGGCCCTCAAGAAGACTAAAATATGA
- a CDS encoding type II toxin-antitoxin system RelE/ParE family toxin, with amino-acid sequence MIKSFRDRGTEDIFDRKNTREARQTCPQQIWRVAQRKLDQLNGVVSLESLKIPPGNFLEALKDDRNGQHSIRINDQFRVCFVWTDDGAENVEITDYH; translated from the coding sequence GTGATCAAATCGTTCCGTGACAGGGGCACAGAGGATATCTTTGACAGGAAAAACACCAGAGAGGCGCGCCAGACCTGTCCACAGCAAATCTGGCGCGTGGCACAGCGAAAACTCGATCAACTCAATGGTGTAGTTTCCTTGGAGTCATTGAAAATTCCACCGGGGAACTTTCTGGAAGCCCTTAAGGATGATCGAAATGGACAACACAGCATACGGATTAACGACCAGTTTCGTGTGTGTTTTGTGTGGACAGACGATGGCGCAGAAAACGTCGAAATAACCGATTACCACTGA
- a CDS encoding HigA family addiction module antitoxin yields the protein MVRIPKYGPPTHPGEMLLEEFLKPLNMTQSELAQKLGVSYPRVNELIHGKRGITPDTALRLEKLFGMEAQFWLNLQLAWDLYHVTHSSIAKEIKKIKRLPALAHV from the coding sequence ATGGTTCGCATACCAAAATATGGTCCGCCTACACATCCCGGCGAAATGCTGTTGGAGGAGTTTCTCAAACCCCTGAATATGACGCAGAGTGAGTTGGCGCAAAAGCTCGGTGTTTCATATCCTCGTGTTAATGAACTGATTCATGGGAAGCGGGGGATAACCCCTGACACAGCACTTCGTCTGGAGAAACTATTTGGCATGGAGGCACAGTTTTGGCTTAATTTGCAGTTGGCATGGGATCTATATCATGTAACTCACTCATCAATTGCTAAGGAGATAAAGAAGATAAAAAGATTACCTGCATTAGCTCACGTCTAA